The DNA window GGACCATCTTCTTTCTCCGTTGCTTAATTATAACAAACAAGATGGAAATTAGTTTCTATAAAATTAAAAAATCCACGGTCAGTAATTTATTTTTCTCCTCCAGAATCATTCTAAATCGATTAGGAGCAGCTAAAAGATGGCAGGCTTTTGCATTCTTTTGTTTCCGGGCTGCAACATTCCAGAGAGTATATTAGGGAATTTTTATATTCTTCCAGAACTTTTATCTTGGATTCTATCTCATTGACCTTTTGTTTGGCAACGTTTTCATAATCGGCACAGTCCCTTCTTCCTTCATCTATCAAAGATAGAAGTTCTTTTATTTCTCGGAGAGTAAATCCTGAACCTTGGGCCTTCGAGATAAAACCCAATTTTTTTAGATCCGATTCGGAATAGATCCTATAATTATTTGTATGTCTATGAGAACGGATCAACCCTTCTTTTTCATAATAGCGGATAGTATCCGTTGAAACTCCTACCTTCTCCGCCAATTGGCCTATTAAAAAATTTCTGTTTTCTTGCATAAAATTTTTGTCCCTGCTATTGACCTTGGACCTAACTCCAACCTGTATATTGGACCTGTTTTCAGTCAGGAGGTTGACTATGTTAACAAAAAAAGAAATGCCTATCGCCTGTAATTTAACAGTATTTACAAGTGAGGAGAGAAGGTCCCATATATTGCGTTCCGAAAAAGTATTGGATCGTGCTAAAGGATTTTTGGAATCGGAAGAAGGATTGGAGCTTTACTTTGATCATTCTTTATTTGCAGAAGAACTAAGGGAATGGTTTTCCAAAGAACAGCAATGTTGTCCTTTTCTGGAATTTAAATTGGAAAAAAATCAGAATGGGCATACGATCAAAATTTCTTCCAGTAAAGATGGGATCGATTTTTTTAGATCCGCCTTTCTAAATCGTAAACAGAAGAATATTATAACTCCGACCAAGCACAAATCATTCGCTAAACTTTCCGTATTGCTTGCTGGGATCTTATGTTTATCTTGTTTAGCACCTTTACTTTTTGGCTGGTTCTCCGCAGAATTTTTAGGAAATCTTTTGGATCTAGAAAGATATATGGTCCCAGTGATTGGGGTTGCAGTTTCAGGTATATGGTTTTGGTTTTCTTTTAAAAAGAATAAAGAATCCCAAAAATCATCCGGCTGCGGATGTTAATCACAACCGAATGATAAACTTGGTTTATTCTTTTTCTAACCAATAATAGAATGCTGGCAGCAATACCAAGGTTAGGATCGTGGAAGAAAAAATTCCTCCGATCACTACTGTGGCCAACGGTTTTTGGACCTCTGCACCTAATCCTGTTCCGAATGCCATAGGAATAAATCCAAAAGAAGCGACGAGTGCGGTCATAACCACAGGGCGAATACGACTGACCGCACCTTCCAATACTGCATCTCTTACGCTAAGTTTGCTTTCTGCTCGGATCCGATCGATCGTGTATAATTTTACGAGCCCATTCAAGACTGCAATCCCAGAGAGTGCGATACATCCTACGAACGCGGATACGCTTAGATCCATCCCTCTTAAGAATAGGAACCATATCCCTCCAGTTAAGGCGAAAGGAACACAGAAGAATACTAATAGCGCCTGTTTGATAGATCTGAGTCCTAAGTATAGAACAGTAAATATCATAAACAATGTAACAGGAACGATCACAGATAATTTTTGTTTTGCCTGGGATAGATTTTCGATCTGTCCTCCCCAGAAAATAGAATATCCATTAGGAATCTGTAATTTAGAAACCTCGGTGATTGCTTCCTTATAAAATCCCTCTAAATCTCTTCCTCTTAAATTCACCGAGACTGCTACGAATCTTCTGGATTTATTTCTGGAGATGGTCATTACCTTCTCTCCTTTTTGGATGGAAGCTAAAAGTCGGATAGGCACAGTTCCTCCGTCTTCGGTTCCTACGTTGATATCTCCAATTTCGGATTCTCTATTTCGGAATTCTTCTGATAGTCTGATCTTGATAGGGAATCTAACTTCTTCTTCATAAAATCCTCCTAGTTCGAATCCGCTCATGGAACTTTCCAGAACTGAGTTAAATAGAGGCAGGGAGATATTATAATATTTGAGCTTGTTGCTATCAGGGATTACATCGATTACATTCGATTTTCTTAATGCCATGATAGGATCCAATTCAACTTCTGCGGCTCCATGGATCTTTTCTAATGTGTTTTTTAATTCTTCCTGTAGTTGTAGTAAAACGTTTAGATCTTTTCCTAAAATTCTTACGCTAATATCAGCTCTACTTCCTTCTAATAGTTCGTTAAATCTGGCCTCTAAAGGTTGGCTTAAGGTCAATTCTGATTCTGGGAATTTTTCCTTTACGGATGTTTCAATCTTATCTAAGAATTTTTCCCATGTATTCTTTTCCAAAAGGTCAGGAAGAATATCTTTTTTAAGAATGATGAATGTATCCGCATTGAATGGACCCATCGGATCATTTGCAACTGAACTTGTGCCTATCCTGGAAAATACACTTTCTACTTCAGGCATTTGCCCAAGGAAAAGTTCTAATTCTTTTTGCTCTTTTAAACTTTCTTCTAATCCTGTGTTTCCATTTCTAACAATTACTAACATCAAATCTCCTTCCGTTAATTTAGGAAGGAATACTGTTCCCATTCTGAAATAGATAAGAAGTGTTACTGCGAAGAATATTAAAGAATATATAATGATCTTGCGAGGTTGCTCTAAGATCTTTGGTAATTTTTCTGCGTACCAATTTACGATCTTGCTATCTTTTTTCTTGCTATGTGCTCCTAGGTTTTTAGGCGCTAAGAAAAAATATAAAAGGGGAGGAAGAAGGAAAACCGCTAAGAATAAACTGAATCCCAATGCGAGAAGTACTGTCTCTGCCATAGGTCGGAACATTCTTCCTGGGATCCCATCCAGAGTGAGGATCGGGACATAGACCAACATAATCACTAAGATCCCGAAAGATACTGGTTTTAAAACTTCCAAGGAAGAATCCAAAATGACTTTTCGTTTTTCTTCTTTGTTTGTGAATTTACCAGTTTCGAATTTAGAGAGAACGTTCTCAGTAATTACGATAGAAGCATCTACTAATAATCCAAAGTCTATTGCACCTAAGCTCATTAAGTTGGCAGAGATCCCGAAAAATCTCATACAAATAGAAGCAAGTAGCATGGAACCGGGAATGATCAGCGCAACTATCAAAGAGGCCCTTAGATTGAATAATATTAGAAAAAGTGTAAGTATTACTAAGATCGCACCTTCTCCCAGATTTTTTAAGACCGTTTTGATTGTGGACTGAATTAAGAAGGATCTTTCTAATAAAATCCTCACTCTTACATTTTCAGGTAAGCTTAGATTAGAAACTGCTTTATGGAGATCTTCGTTTACTCTGTAACTATTTTCTCCTTTTAACATTAATGCTGTGCCTAATACAATTTCTTTTCCGTTAGAGCTTGCTCCTCCTAATCTTGGAGTTCCATGCTCATTCACATCCGCTATATCCGAAACCTTTACTGATGCACCTGTAAGAGTTCTTCTGACTGAAATTGCAGCGATCTCCTTTAGATTTTTTTTAAGTCCATAGGCTCTTACGATGGAAATTTTTCCTGAGTTTTCTATGAACCCGCCGCCGAAACTTTCTCCAATCGTTGAAATATCTCGGACAATTTGATCTATAGAAAGTCCCCAACGTTTCATTCGGTTAGGATCCACATCTATATGGATCTCTTTTTCGTAACCTCCGTTGGAATCCACTTCTACAATTCCAGGGACCATCGCTTTGATTTGAGGACGAACTACGTAATCCTGGACCGTTCTTAAGAATAAAAGTTTTTTCTCTTCAGGAAGTTTATCCAATTCTGAATCTGGAATTGCTTCTACTGAGTAAAAAAAGATCTCTCCAAGACCTGTAGTGTTTGGAACGATCGTCGGGGTCGCACCTGGAGGAAGTTTTTCCTTAGCACTTGCAATCCTTTCGGCTACCATAGCTCTTGCCTGATAGATGTCCGTAGTTTCCTTAAAGATCAGAGAAATATTAGATAAACCAAATTTAGATACGGAACGTACATCTATTAGATTCGGGAGCCCCAAAAGTTCAGTTTCTAAAGGAAAGGTTATCACCTTCTCCACTTGTTCTGGATCCAAGGAGCCAGTGTCAGTTGTGACAATCACCTGCACGTTTGTGATGTCCGGTACGGCATCTATAGGGACTTCGTTTAAAGTATAAAATGAAAATATTAATAAAAATGAAACCAGTCCTACAGATAGGAATGGGTTATTTAGGCTGGTATTCAAAAGTCTGGCTAGCATTGCCCATTACTCCTAAAATATCTTTTTCGTTCGTAATATAAAGTAGGTTCAGAAGACTTTCCAAATGTGAAATTTGGGCGTCCAAAACCGCATGATGTGTTTCGTGTAGCTGGTTTTCCAACTCCAGGTAACTTATAAGTTGAATCCTTCCTCGTTTGAACTCCATGTCTGCGAAGTTCAGATCCCTATCGATCCGATCCAGTTGGGTAAGATCATATAGTTTCAGATTCATTTTGGATTGTTCGTATTCCAGAAATGCCTGGTTGAAGGAAGTATGTATTAAATTTTCTTGATATATTAGCCTATCTTGCTTGGACTTCATATTGGTCTCTGCTGAGGCTACTTTGTTTTGGAATTGGTCCCAAACTGGAATCCTGAACTTCAATCCAAAATCGTAAAACCTGTTGGCGACCCCGGATTTATCTTCTCCGATCTGACTAGTGATAGAATAATCAGGATATTTCTCTAAGTTTGCCAATCTGAGTTCTGTTCGAGCCTTATCCAATTCTCCTTTTGCGGCAAGGATTGTGGGGTTTTGGGAAACCGCTCTTTTTTCCAAATCTTTGCGATCGAATTTTACTCCGGATCTAAAATAAGGGATTTTTAGATTTGGAACGAATTCTTGCCTTAAATACAAGTTTAAGGATTCGTAATCCTTTGCAGCTCCTAGTTCGAGATCATTAAAATGTTTTCTTAGGGCCAAAATTTTGGTTTCTATGATGAACAAATCTGTTTTTGCCTGAGGAGTAAAGAACGGTCTTGCCTTGATATAACTTTCGATCAAGGAAAGTCTTTTAAGTCTTTCTTTTACATGGTTCTTCTTATCTGCCGCTACCAAGTAACGATATGCAAATTTGATCGAGCTCAGTCGGATCGAATTGAAGGCTTCAATTTGTTGGACTTCCTTGATCTTGGAATCATTATCTACCAAAAGTTGTTTGAGTTCCTTCCTTCCCGGAAAATAAACTGGCTGCTCTATTTGGAGGGCATATTCAGCTCCTGATTCGTCGGCCGCCTTTCTTTGACCGTAATCAATATAAACAGAAGGGTTCTGGGTCCTACCTTCCTGCCTTCTTTTATAAAAAAGGCTTTCTAAGTCGGAATGGATCGCGGTGAGTAATGGAGAATTTTTCTCCGCGATTGACATGATGGAATTTAAGTCTAATTCTTTTGCTGTATCATTCTCCGACGCTTGGGCAGGGAGAAGCGACATCCAAAAAAAAGATAAAAATACGAGTATATAATAAAAACGCACAATAACCTCACATTATAAAAACAGAAAATTATAATGTGAGATCTAAATCAAAATTCTGATAAAAGAAAGGTGAGTAATAGTTTCCGAGCTGGAAAGTTTTTGGAATTCTATCTGGAAAGGATAGAAGGATGAGATATGGGCTAAATCTTCTAAACCTATTCTAAAATGTTCAATAACTTGAACAGGAAAGGATAGAATGGAGCGGGAATCTTCTATTTCTTTTTTAATAGAAACAAGATCCCAATCGCATACAGGTCCGCTATCTCTGTTTTGATCTTGGTGGCAGGGAGAAGATTCCGAGACACTTGCTTCAATTTCGCAAAAAGGACCGCAATTAAATGCAGGTACGAGAATAGAAAGTAAGGCGCAAGCCACCAGAACTTTCAATGATCTCGATTTCATTCTTCCAGAGTAACAGTCGGCTCAATAAAGTAAATTGAAAAAACTACCGGCCGACCTTGCGTTTTGTCGTAGTTTTCTTAACTGCACGTTTGACTGATTTTTTGCGGGCAGCTTTTTTCTTCGCAACTGCCTTCTTAGTGGAGGAAGAGACTTTTGATTTTGTGACCTTCTTCTTTGGAACGGTTTTCTTTTTTAAAGAAGCGGCTTTGTTTGCTTCTGCTAAAGATTTTCTGAACCAGAATACAAGGTCTTCATCATCTTCTAAAATTTCTTCTGGGACTTCCCAATAAGAAACTCTGACAAGTTTGCCGTCCTTTCCCGCATAAGTAAAGGGAGCCATTCCTGCGGTTTCATATTCTGCTTGGTTGGATTGTCCTACTCTGAAATATAAACGGTCTTTGATGACCATTGCAAAGATTTGAGATCCGGAATAGACTCCGAAACCTCCGAACATATTTTTATAAGATAATGGACCGCAGGCTTTTAATCTGTCTTGGACATGTGTAAGAAAAGAACTCATAGGCCAGAGATTGTCTCTAAATACAATAAATTGACAAGAAAAAAATTCGTAACTTTTAGAGGACTGCTTTTAATTTATCCAATACTTGTCCATTCTTCTCTAATGTTCCGAAAGAAAGGACTTGAGTAGGACAATTTACCACGCAGGCTGAACATCTGACACATTGAACACTGTCCATTGGTCTTCCCTTATTGGCGTAATTCATTACATCAATTCCTTGGTGACAAACTGATGTGCAAATATTACAAGAGATACATTTTTTTTTCTCGGAGAAGATCCGGAACTTACTGAACTTAGCGTAGATATGCATAAGTGCAGAAAGTGGACAGAACATTCTGCACCATATCCTGCCGGAGAACATAAAATATGCTCCGACTCCTACAACTCCACCTAGGCCTAGGTCCACAATCAAATCATAATATACTTTGACTGAGTCGGCGCCAAATTCTAAGGGCCAGAAAAATTGTCCTGAACTTCCTACTAATTTTGCAATAGTGAGAATCGCGGCAATGAGTAAGATCCATTGGCCCGAATGTTCTAGTTTATATGCCAATTTTCCATGAGGCATTCTGTTTCTATATTCATCACCTAGGGTTTCTGCCAAACCACCGCAGGAACAGATCCATCCACAATATGCACCTTTCCCATACTTATATACAATAAATGGGATTAGTCCGAAACTCATTAGAAATCCATAAATTAACCAGAAGGTAGTGATCCCTCCGTCGTATAATACTCCCATATTCAATGGCCAGGCCAAGATGAATCCATAAGCTTTCCAATAGGCACCATCAGGAAACACCTGAGTAAGTAAAAACCCATTAGAAGGTCCTAATAATCCTTTGTCTCCCAAGAAAGGAAGAATGATCTCTGGCAATAGGAATAGAGGAAAGATCTGAATTAAGATTAGAGTAATTGTTTGTAATTTTATATATTGTGTTGGTCTTACCTGGATTCTTCTGATCCCGAAGAATAGTATGGTTGTGGAATATAAAACTGTATAATGAAAACTAGGATATTTCCCGAATAAATAAAATCCTATATATTTTGCACTTAAATATACGAAGGAGAAATAAAGTGCTGCAGAAAGTAGATAAAGATTTTTGAATGTTCTCCATCTCCAAGAAAAGAATGTCTCTTTGGAAAGTAAAAATCTGCTGGAAGAGAGAGCAAATACTATCCCAGAAGCTAATGCTGCCCAGGAATACCAAAAGGCAGCATAAAAAGATGCTTTTCCAAAATATAAAAATAATGCAAAGGAAAATAAGGAAACAAATCCAAGTACTTCTTTGGAATTGAATGAGTTTTTAATCTTTATTCCTAATTTTTTGAGAAAGGAGAGCGGCGCCTCTGAGCCGATCAATACTAAGGAAGAATCTATTTTTTCCTTTCTTGTTTTGTTTCCTTGTTTCAGTAGAACTTGTTTAGATTCGAATTTTTCTGGATTAGAATTTGGTAAAAATTGGATCTTATTTTCTTGGATTGCTTTTTGGAATTTAAGTTTATTCTCTTCTTTTGGTCTAGAAATTTCAGATTCTCTATAAGATAAAGTGACGGAAGAAGAAATATCAACCAAGGATAATGCAGCTTCTATTGCGCTGTCTCCTCCTCCTATGACCAATGTATTTTGTCCCTGAAAGTCTTGAGGATCAATCAGTCTATGGAAAACATTTTCTTGGTCTTCTCCAGTAATTCCTAGGCGTCTGCTATCTCCTGATTTTCCGATTGCGAGTAGGACATAAGAAGAATTGAATTTTTTCCCAGACTCTGTTTGGATCTCAAATCCAGACTCGGAATCTTTGGAAGGAAGAATGGACTCTACCTTCTCCCCATTTAAAATTGGAAGTTTATGCTTTTTTAATACTGATTCCAAGGAATCTAAAAGATCTTCCTTGGTTGTATCTTTGATCTGAATGGGGGAATCCACTTCCAGTTCGGAAGGTTCTGCAAAGATAGGTTTTCCTTTGGGATAACTTGTGACCGTATGAAATGGTTGGTTTGCCTCTAGGATAAGAAAGTCGAGTCCGTTCTTCTTTGCTTCAATACCCGCTGCAATGCCCGAAGGCCCAGCACCAACGATCAAAACATCTAAGATTCCTTTTGTTCTCTTTTTAGGTTTTTGAAGAATATTACGGATCGCTGAAACACCGCTTTGCACAGAATATTTTAAAAGAGGAACACCAGTCAGATCTCCTGAGATATAAATTCCTGGGATTGAACTCTCGAATTCTGAATTTGTTTCAGGATATTTTTCGGCATCGCCTTGCGGGGCGTTATTATTCAACCAATCAAAATATTTAGGAACGAATGATAATAGGCTCATAACTATTACAGATATTAGAAATCGGCTTGCCCGCTCTGATCTAAAAAGAAAACTCCTGTTGGATGGATTTTTTGCAAGGACTCAATACAAAAAACCGGCTTTTCTTTTTTATCATCGCATTGCTAGGCTTCGTTGGATTTTGCATTTCCTTAGGAAGGGTGGCAGTAGACCCGAAACTTGCTGATTTCTTTTATAACTCTGATTCTCTTTTTTTCTCTGTAATTTACCAGGAACTTTTTCTAAAACCCGGAGCAAACTTTTTAAATTCTTTGAATGGTTTTGGTTGGACTCCTGCCTTATATTTTTTCCCTGATTTAGTGCAGTATTTTGCACTTAGGACCATTTTGTTATCAATGGAGAATGGTGGCTGGGAACTGACCCATTTATCTTATTCCGCATTCCAATGGATCTTACTTTTGTTCGGAATTATATTTCTTTTGCAGATATTGACGAAAGAAAAAATTTCTTATGAAAAATTGAGTTTAGTTTTAAGTTTTGGATTTTTGATCGGAATCATATTAATATTATCTAAACAAGATCTATTTGTATTTTTGCCAGGGTTTCATGGGGGAAATTTGGCGGTTCTATGTTGGGCATGGGGATTTTTCTATCAATGGGAAGGGAGTAACTCTAAGAAAAGTTTTATTCTGGTCGCTGTCGCCGTGTTTTTATTCTCTTTAAGCGATCTACTTTTTATTCCTTACTTCCTGATCCCTTCTCTGGGTTTGCATGTTTTAGATTGGTTGCTTAGGGAAAGATCCGTTCACAAGATCCAGAAAATCGCATACATATATTTTCCAGTGTTTTTAGGCATTGTAACTTCTCGGATTGTTTTTCAAATTTTACGCAAAAACCATTTTGTATTTTTTCCGGGGACTGCTACACCCCAAAAGATAGGGGAGGCGATATCTTCTTGGAAATGGGAAAGTTTCTTTCATTCTTTCTCTTATTTGTTTAAAGAAAATTGGATCTATCTTATTCTGATCATTTTGTTTTTTAGTGTTTTAAAGTTCTTACCCAAAAAAGAAGAAGGAGTGTCAAATAAGCCAGTTTATCTTTTCTTAATTCTTGGGATCGTTGTTCCTTTTGTTTTTTTGGTATATGGATTTATATTTGGATTAACTGGAAGGTTAGGTATCCAGGGAATAGATAGATATTTTGGAGAAATTCTTCTTGGGTTTTTAGGAATTGGAACCATTTGTATTTTAAGAGTTTCGGATATTTCAATTGCGAAATTCGTGTTGGGAGTTTTATTTTTTCTCGGGGTTCTTTTTGGGATTTATTCTTCTTATTCTAAAGGTTTAGGGTTAATACATCATCCTACAAAGGTTGCATGTTTGGATGAGCTTGCAGACAAGCAGCATTGGAAAAGAGGAATTGCAAGCTTTTGGTATGTAAGGCCCATGAGGATCTTTTCTAAAAAAGGTTTAGAGCCTGACGATTATCTTTACGATCTAATGTTATTCTATTGGCAGAATAATTTAAACTGGTTTGAAAGAGAAAATCCACCTTATACTTTTGCGATTATAGATGGTGTCGACGAAAAGATTGTGAGGCAGAAATTAGGAGAACCAATTTCTATTTCTTATTGTGATAAGATACCCATTTATACATTTGCAAATTCTGATAAAAGTTTTGAGTTTGTGAAAGAAAATCGAGGCAAGATAGATATCTGGAAGTTTTCCACTTCCAGATATTAAGATTTTCTAATTTAAAATGTTCAGGTGTGTATATTATTTTCCCGGATCTATCCTTAGGATCTGTCCTGCTCCAAAGTCTGCTATATAAACGGAGCCTCTTGCGTCTTTTCCGAAACTTGAAATTAAAACGGGCCATTTCCCTAAAGAATAGGCTTCTTTTACAGCGCTTCCGTCTTTAGGAAGATCTATTGCCCAAATCCTTCCTGATACAAAATCTCCAAAAACATATTTGCCATGTAGATCTGAGATCCGGTCATTAGTAACAACGTAACCGCCTGTGATAGAACTTCCGTCTTCTCTTCCGTATTCAAAAACTGGATCTGTTAATCCTTTTTTGTCACAGTCTGTTTTAGGTTCGAAACAATGAGTTGCTTCCATTTTGTTCCAACCGTAATTTTTTCCTGCTTCTACTATATCAACTTCTTCGAATAGATCTTGTCCCACATCTGCGATGATCAATCTTCCAGAAGGATCGAATGAATATCTCCAAGGGTTTCTGAAACCGTAAGCGAATGTTTCCGGTTTGAATGATGGGTCCTTTAAGAAAGGATTATCTTTTGGAACTGAATATTCTTTGCCTGGATCTTTTGAGTTCACATCCACTCTCAGAACGGAACCTAAAAAGGTAGAAGGATTTTGTCCGTTACCTTTAGGATCTCCCATCCATCCTCCGTCTCCCCAAGCGATATATAACATACCGTCTTTTCCAAATGCCAATTGGCCTGCGTTATGATTTCCGTAGGGTTGTTTGACTTCCATCAGGATCCTTTCTTTAGAAAGTTTCGCTTTTTTAGGATCTTTAGGGAGATCTATGGTCCATTCTGAAACTCTACTAGTTTCTCCATTTTTCTTTGCTACATAGTTCAAATACAAAAGAGGTTTTTCAGGGAATTCAGGATGGAGAACT is part of the Leptospira saintgironsiae genome and encodes:
- a CDS encoding MerR family transcriptional regulator, encoding MQENRNFLIGQLAEKVGVSTDTIRYYEKEGLIRSHRHTNNYRIYSESDLKKLGFISKAQGSGFTLREIKELLSLIDEGRRDCADYENVAKQKVNEIESKIKVLEEYKNSLIYSLECCSPETKECKSLPSFSCS
- a CDS encoding efflux RND transporter permease subunit; this encodes MLARLLNTSLNNPFLSVGLVSFLLIFSFYTLNEVPIDAVPDITNVQVIVTTDTGSLDPEQVEKVITFPLETELLGLPNLIDVRSVSKFGLSNISLIFKETTDIYQARAMVAERIASAKEKLPPGATPTIVPNTTGLGEIFFYSVEAIPDSELDKLPEEKKLLFLRTVQDYVVRPQIKAMVPGIVEVDSNGGYEKEIHIDVDPNRMKRWGLSIDQIVRDISTIGESFGGGFIENSGKISIVRAYGLKKNLKEIAAISVRRTLTGASVKVSDIADVNEHGTPRLGGASSNGKEIVLGTALMLKGENSYRVNEDLHKAVSNLSLPENVRVRILLERSFLIQSTIKTVLKNLGEGAILVILTLFLILFNLRASLIVALIIPGSMLLASICMRFFGISANLMSLGAIDFGLLVDASIVITENVLSKFETGKFTNKEEKRKVILDSSLEVLKPVSFGILVIMLVYVPILTLDGIPGRMFRPMAETVLLALGFSLFLAVFLLPPLLYFFLAPKNLGAHSKKKDSKIVNWYAEKLPKILEQPRKIIIYSLIFFAVTLLIYFRMGTVFLPKLTEGDLMLVIVRNGNTGLEESLKEQKELELFLGQMPEVESVFSRIGTSSVANDPMGPFNADTFIILKKDILPDLLEKNTWEKFLDKIETSVKEKFPESELTLSQPLEARFNELLEGSRADISVRILGKDLNVLLQLQEELKNTLEKIHGAAEVELDPIMALRKSNVIDVIPDSNKLKYYNISLPLFNSVLESSMSGFELGGFYEEEVRFPIKIRLSEEFRNRESEIGDINVGTEDGGTVPIRLLASIQKGEKVMTISRNKSRRFVAVSVNLRGRDLEGFYKEAITEVSKLQIPNGYSIFWGGQIENLSQAKQKLSVIVPVTLFMIFTVLYLGLRSIKQALLVFFCVPFALTGGIWFLFLRGMDLSVSAFVGCIALSGIAVLNGLVKLYTIDRIRAESKLSVRDAVLEGAVSRIRPVVMTALVASFGFIPMAFGTGLGAEVQKPLATVVIGGIFSSTILTLVLLPAFYYWLEKE
- a CDS encoding TolC family protein is translated as MSLLPAQASENDTAKELDLNSIMSIAEKNSPLLTAIHSDLESLFYKRRQEGRTQNPSVYIDYGQRKAADESGAEYALQIEQPVYFPGRKELKQLLVDNDSKIKEVQQIEAFNSIRLSSIKFAYRYLVAADKKNHVKERLKRLSLIESYIKARPFFTPQAKTDLFIIETKILALRKHFNDLELGAAKDYESLNLYLRQEFVPNLKIPYFRSGVKFDRKDLEKRAVSQNPTILAAKGELDKARTELRLANLEKYPDYSITSQIGEDKSGVANRFYDFGLKFRIPVWDQFQNKVASAETNMKSKQDRLIYQENLIHTSFNQAFLEYEQSKMNLKLYDLTQLDRIDRDLNFADMEFKRGRIQLISYLELENQLHETHHAVLDAQISHLESLLNLLYITNEKDILGVMGNASQTFEYQPK
- a CDS encoding TfoX/Sxy family protein, whose protein sequence is MSSFLTHVQDRLKACGPLSYKNMFGGFGVYSGSQIFAMVIKDRLYFRVGQSNQAEYETAGMAPFTYAGKDGKLVRVSYWEVPEEILEDDEDLVFWFRKSLAEANKAASLKKKTVPKKKVTKSKVSSSTKKAVAKKKAARKKSVKRAVKKTTTKRKVGR
- a CDS encoding NAD(P)-binding domain-containing protein yields the protein MSLLSFVPKYFDWLNNNAPQGDAEKYPETNSEFESSIPGIYISGDLTGVPLLKYSVQSGVSAIRNILQKPKKRTKGILDVLIVGAGPSGIAAGIEAKKNGLDFLILEANQPFHTVTSYPKGKPIFAEPSELEVDSPIQIKDTTKEDLLDSLESVLKKHKLPILNGEKVESILPSKDSESGFEIQTESGKKFNSSYVLLAIGKSGDSRRLGITGEDQENVFHRLIDPQDFQGQNTLVIGGGDSAIEAALSLVDISSSVTLSYRESEISRPKEENKLKFQKAIQENKIQFLPNSNPEKFESKQVLLKQGNKTRKEKIDSSLVLIGSEAPLSFLKKLGIKIKNSFNSKEVLGFVSLFSFALFLYFGKASFYAAFWYSWAALASGIVFALSSSRFLLSKETFFSWRWRTFKNLYLLSAALYFSFVYLSAKYIGFYLFGKYPSFHYTVLYSTTILFFGIRRIQVRPTQYIKLQTITLILIQIFPLFLLPEIILPFLGDKGLLGPSNGFLLTQVFPDGAYWKAYGFILAWPLNMGVLYDGGITTFWLIYGFLMSFGLIPFIVYKYGKGAYCGWICSCGGLAETLGDEYRNRMPHGKLAYKLEHSGQWILLIAAILTIAKLVGSSGQFFWPLEFGADSVKVYYDLIVDLGLGGVVGVGAYFMFSGRIWCRMFCPLSALMHIYAKFSKFRIFSEKKKCISCNICTSVCHQGIDVMNYANKGRPMDSVQCVRCSACVVNCPTQVLSFGTLEKNGQVLDKLKAVL
- a CDS encoding PQQ-dependent sugar dehydrogenase, translating into MKLFFYRSFLIPTISLLFFTISCDDIRRLLVANVDDMAKYKAEGKESGLVAVFNQNDEKRKKIKISLTTIGKGFEQPVDLLMIPGPDIFLVAEKTGALKWLDPKDGTSGILLKLDGISTDSEQGLLGVVLHPEFPEKPLLYLNYVAKKNGETSRVSEWTIDLPKDPKKAKLSKERILMEVKQPYGNHNAGQLAFGKDGMLYIAWGDGGWMGDPKGNGQNPSTFLGSVLRVDVNSKDPGKEYSVPKDNPFLKDPSFKPETFAYGFRNPWRYSFDPSGRLIIADVGQDLFEEVDIVEAGKNYGWNKMEATHCFEPKTDCDKKGLTDPVFEYGREDGSSITGGYVVTNDRISDLHGKYVFGDFVSGRIWAIDLPKDGSAVKEAYSLGKWPVLISSFGKDARGSVYIADFGAGQILRIDPGK